A single genomic interval of Eurosta solidaginis isolate ZX-2024a chromosome 3, ASM4086904v1, whole genome shotgun sequence harbors:
- the enok gene encoding histone acetyltransferase KAT6B isoform X6, which produces MCRAAVSVFWRILFGLCDVCDSHLKEYICCYKMRESAHDISLDTWKQWILEAISKIRSQKQRPSVQRICQAIGSHHKFHEDIVAEKLEEAVESGAVIKVYNKGLHSYKAPMAKRRIKVEKNSNLCKIVAKAVHDLGECEGSTIKTIENYIQKFNNIDLGPDVDFRGIIKSSIKKAVDAGFLIQDGKLYKKGRSLTTPRKSSSTLEVSVTTGDDNCSYCSGDAQKNRNGIPEPLSSCKKCGMSLHTTCANIAAKCKSQSYVLLYMLVTKGSVWYCKDCVECSECTYTDRGPCLLECSACKKMYHLTCLDTIPDKKPKHPYRCKTCLSQNIDIVKKEAKKGALDAGKIRNQASNESSKVAKVARAVVPSTSEHAGIRGKDWPGGKWKDKRNLAGGASCKRQIIDEIDESPTTSKLSKYDSSKELYKDISLSQAIKSSQNLQKTIAHNSHLKMFKQRRQFAGFLKMHAGDETKQAKKKTPSDLSSSSSSSDSEEDDNMEFDDENQDDSTSSGSCSSSSSGSDSSESSSDSSEFDNEENDEENDDDDCDSDKSESKSNIFISQISVKKEINLPTKNYTTPQTTKPPKDEQWGFAAVAKNRVDIFSQSRNNLESEGFALKKSGGSLLTGLNKNLVTDELTTNSKEIKHKSTPNVENETEETDKRPHKVTTKKDNLPQTKTTTEARTATTTTPEAPVEVEPPKTTIETVEAVTAENLAKASDSKDAKNPVEKVQKKKVATLKSAPLDTKKTVYKSDDDEVPYLDESAVIKYQLMENTNYARSVKPPPLNEESCSNEKVEYEEVYPENPFENQPLPNGVEQSDITIYKKIRENAAKKVAELKSLNALANASIGASQERCPSAIEIGKWHIETWYSSPFPQEYARLPKLYLCEFCLKYTKSRSVLDRHQNKCLWKQPPGTEIYRHNDISVFEVDGNINKIYCQNLCLLAKLFLDHKTLYYDVEPFLFYILTKNDKKGCHLVGYFSKEKHCAQKFNVSCILTMPQFQRQGFGRFLIEFSYLLSREEGQVGTPEKPLSDLGRLSYFSYWKSIILEYIYSHRNDGRITFKDIANKTGLTVSDIALAFELLNFIKLRKNEDDIRYQINIKVDWEKVITHYKKLQNSKRIPLEQDCLRWSPLLTKAAVLAADGMKSSEESSFLDGSARSEQTVIERMRSRKNKTMMAANNLTFIKKELNTQEATTPTRDNKSKFANSSNESKMASATVELNFQKRKGTHVKNGKTDLKNSLREAIDESNEPSKNYDNELEKGRDDEADVINGSVTTTTTTTTAMSTATPAVVKVVPQTTNQEYKRSSRKRQLSKDDTADVMANNTAEEMEIMHKPDKKRRIYNSPVQPIVEKLSKSEIEEAVVSADDDKLTSRAQRLANRKHSAPTISTNRRKHFERQTELKMNIKQEEVNAVEKTASPHEMGMEPEPEAPKKCTENDDNEEKSTKNYNNDKPITTVPKLRGKMCNDRKTSYNETNNVAVAATDETITKEGNEVNEVEEGQQVTKNNSDQSENSCYNTEKNSINTDEVRQAIDNEQQQAEQHEEEETEIEREQEQEKHTSPSKSAKPEPTASTASGNDEKVLEAVAKKTKKTFAELMVENNDTNVIVQETEKKLENENPKSPENAASESEHKAEQCSTENDNTTDVNTTVTVVANNATSDDNESRVDELMKQNEPAKEKEEKETATNVEHLADPMQIKITETKDATKNEKTINTQTNPKIEPTTDITTATTVVKEPLCKIEFIDTEASPKKPTQISPKDNIKEDCASSPCMPSVVEKGKEDERKDVLEMLQQQQQPQQRKDVENKCEVKSIATTGPAITTPPSPPVITSALNMPLSLATATTSSVLSAATPTSMAVSPITTASTPMSISQSVLTSTSIAVSPTKTPIPTPIVVPTPIPAKAAVAAAVASQQLQIPKAPIVSEAIVCKTDQLMDTKPLVTMKNASPPAAKTANMETIMDTKINEGRKIKTAFENVIERKEKALAQSNIHNNNEINNKIKIAQKIHEAAAAVAANLELQRSQLQAASAKKSLNQAAAIANVNSLNNSRNETGGSGFIKTTPKDKQKSIIAHTDIKIKEEDKQQVQVITSKGVDAALLSLHDKNPYNTAEHQKMQNSVDLNKIAPHFPINQLPNYPNTPQYWQWDYYGYNFSPLDAASQKNQNKFAKDLATTMAYSHNFTQNLYQSAIQHHAHQHMQQQQQQQQQQQQQQQQQQQHTKEKLKSDRKMSTCKKEDSTSKSQSNTNNQNFNSRDDAHCGFTNTQSSSSYTQKCNVQTKTHKMSAADQTQHIKSLNLLPNSSSRFYNPILSSVPVATNALTQQALCQKARGGSGGEHNLVSATEENKVKLSGGGGHNSTASQQQQQQNTSQDISTSLSYSSGSSNHSSSNLHHYDCGMTVSMTMDSPTSIGSDIQQNTTSPIPSTTPHIQQQQQQQQQQQQQQQSQFSDCSMQTHTGNTPMHMAIQTAHLQQQQQQANLNLNMQQSSSSQALNSLTSSQQQQHAQQNRKVNQQTDLVASSSNQRSSTPKAIRGSNSSANNQQQHRQAKSTPPGNSAINVSQQQQQQQQQSVNNNQNLLQTQQEHLHNMQQQYSQLSGQHHHQQNMHIDYITSIPPIGQNYTSNASNSYDIVSMPAVIQQRMAINNTSHSLSSPHQRTIDQSSSSACAVNNFYLQNNLTSNEASTSRVPVPASSGGANSNGGVIHISPDASASSSSGTGDSQLAQDNVSESSSSNAGQVNLTPPPHHPVSHNSMTPPPHLLVTQNRSLGTPPNMLQPQINPLQYHKYYSSNMNIAPIATTQNVNRNTRNTASAPAQHIAVSSVTTSSTTSRTTNVHISPNLMAPYGTYRMTTPQPAATPTYAAGGDYSNSQIPMQMGVMNMQSQYQDACAIQRAQQNSMYSTYPPPYLSLNGAMRR; this is translated from the exons CTATAAAATGAGGGAGTCTGCTCATGACATCAGTCTTGACACTTGGAAACAATGGATTTTAGAAGCTATTTCGAAAATACGTTCCCAGAAGCAAAGGCCCAGCGTTCAACGCATTTGCCAAGCTATTGGAAGTCATCATAAGTTTCACGAAGATATCGTTGCCGAAAAATTAGAGGAGGCCGTCGAGTCTGGTGCCGTCATAAAAGTATATAATAAAGGACTACATTCCTATAAAGCACCTATGGCGAAGAGGAGaataaaagttgaaaaaaatagtaatttatgtaaaattgttgcaaaagCTGTACATGATTTGGGAGAATGTGAAGgttcaacaataaaaacaattgaaaattatataCAAAAATTCAACAACATTGATCTGGGACCAGACGTAGACTTTCGCGGAATTATCAAAAGTTCAATTAAAAAAGCAGTGGATGCAGGATTTCTTATACAAGATGGAAAACTTTACAAGAAAGGAAGATCACTTACAACACCACGTAAATCATCATCAACATTGGAAGTATCAGTAACGACT ggCGATGACAACTGTTCCTACTGTTCAGGAGATGCACAGAAGAATCGTAATGGAATTCCAGAGCCACTTAGTTCATGCAAAAAATGCGGAATGTCATTGCATACGACATGTGCAAACATAGCTGCTAAATGCAAGTCCCAATCCTATGTGCTGTTATATATGTTGGTTACAAAAGGTTCCGTTTGGTACTGTAAAGATTGTGTTGAATGCAGTGAGTGTACATACACAGATCGCGGACCTTGTCTACTTGAATGTTCGGCGTGCAAGAAAATGTATCATTTAACTTGCTTGGACACTATACCAGATAAGAAACCAAAACATCCTTACAG ATGTAAAACCTGTTTATCACAAAACATCGATATAGTAAAAAAGGAAGCGAAAAAAGGTGCACTGGATGCAGGAAAAATTCG aaatcaaGCTTCGAATGAGTCAAGCAAAGTCGCAAAAGTTGCACGTGCTGTAGTTCCGTCAACTTCTGAACATGCTGGCATCCGTGGAAAGGATTGGCCTGGTGGTAAATGGAAAGATAAACGTAACCTAGCTGGAGGTGCATCATGCAAACGACAAATCATAGATGAAATCGATGAGAGTCCAACTACTTCAAAACTTTCCAAATATGATAGCTCTAAAGAATTGTATAAAGACATTTCGCTAAGCCAGGCAATTAAATCatcacaaaatttacaaaaaactattGCACACAACTCACATTTGAAAATGTTTAAACAACGGCGACAATTCGCTGGTTTCCTTAAAATGCACGCTGGTGATGAAACGAAACAAGCAAAGAAAAAAACACCATCGGATTTATCATCATCGAGCTCTTCAAGTGATAGTGAAGAAGATGATAACATGGAATTTGATGATGAAAATCAAGATGATAGTACATCTTCGGGCTCATGCTCGTCAAGTTCGTCCGGTTCTGATTCCAGTGAGAGTAGTAGCGATAGCTCAGAATTTGATAACGAAGAAAATGATGAGGAAAATGATGATGACGATTGTGATTCAGATAAAAGTGAATCTAAATCAAATATATTTATCTCACAAATCTCtgtaaaaaaggaaataaatttgCCTACAAAAAACTATACAACGCCTCAGACTACAAAACCACCAAAAGATGAACAATGGGGTTTTGCTGCTGTTGCTAAAAATCGCGTAGATATATTTTCTCAATCGAGAAATAATTTAGAGTCTGAAGGTTTTGCGCTAAAAAAGAGTGGTGGCAGCCTTTTGACtggtttaaataaaaatttagtaacGGATGAACTTACAACAAACAGCAAAGAAATTAAACACAAGTCAACGCCAAATGTGGAAAATGAAACTGAGGAAACTGATAAAAGACCACATAAAGTTACAACGAAGAAAGATAATTTACCACAGACCAAAACTACAACAGAAGcacgcactgctacaacaacaacaccagaaGCACCCGTGGAAGTGGAGCCGCCGAAAACTACAATAGAAACCGTAGAAGCAGTAACAGCAGAAAATTTAGCGAAAGCTAGTGACAGTAAGGATGCAAAAAATCCTGTGGAAAAAGTACAGAAAAAGAAAGTTGCAACACTCAAATCAGCGCCTTTGGATACGAAAAAAACCGTCTATAAAAGCGATGATGATGAGGTGCCATATTTAGATGAAAGCGCTGTAATCAAGTATCAATTAATGGAAAATACAAATTATGCTAGAAGTGTAAAGCCACCACCTTTGAATGAAGAAAGTTGTTCCAATGAAAAAGTTGAATATGAAGAAGTGTATCCGGAAAACCCATTTG AAAATCAACCTCTTCCTAATGGCGTTGAACAAAGTGACATAACGATTTATAAAAAAATACGTGAGAATGCTGCAAAGAAAGTAGCAGAATTGAAAAGTTTAAATGCGCTAGCCAATGCTAGTATTGGTGCATCACAAGAGCGCTGTCCATCAGCAATCGAAATCGGAAAGTGGCATATAGAAACATGGTATTCTAGCCCTTTTCCACAAGAATATGCCAG aTTACCGAAATTATATCTGTGTGAGTTTTGTTTGAAATACACAAAAAGTCGCTCTGTTTTGGATAGACATCAGAACAAATGTTTGTGGAAGCAACCGCCAGGCACGGAAATATATCGTCATAATGATATATCTGTATTTGAGGTCGATGGAAATATCAATAAGATTTATTGTCAAAATTTGTGCTTGTTGGCAAAACTTTTTCTTGATCACAAAACACTTTACTATGATGTGGAACCATTCTTATTTTATATACTGACCAAAAATGATAAAAAAGGTTGTCACCTTGTTGGCTATTTCTCTAAAGAGAAACATTGTGCACAAAAATTCAACGTTTCATGCATATTGACTATGCCACAATTTCAAAGGCAAGGTTTTGGTAGATTTCTAATTGAATTCAGTTATCTGCTTAGTCGCGAAGAGGGTCAAGTTGGCACACCGGAGAAGCCACTATCCGATTTAGGACGTTTATCATATTTTTCTTATTGGAAATCAATAATTTTGGAGTATATTTATAGTCATAGGAATGATGGACGTATAACATTTAAAGATATTGCAAACAAAACAGGCTTAACAGTATCTGATATAGCATTAGCATTTGAATTGTTGAACTTTATAAAGCTACGTAAAAATGAAGATGATATACGTTACCAAATAAATATCAAAGTTGATTGGGAAAAAGTAATAACGCactataaaaaattgcaaaattctaAACGCATTCCATTAGAACAAGATTGTTTACGTTGGAGTCCTTTGTTAACCAAAGCAGCTGTGCTGGCTGCTGATGGCATGAAATCATCCGAAGAAAGCAGCTTTTTAGATGGTTCTGCGAGATCTGAGCAAACAGTAATTGAACGTATGAGATCTAGGAAAAACAAGACCATGATGGCAGCAAATAATTTAACATTTATAAAAAAGGAGTTAAATACACAAGAGGCTACAACGCCTACGCGTGACAACAAAAGTAAATTCGCCAATTCATCCAATGAAAGTAAAATGGCTAGCGCAACAGTTGAACTAAATTTTCAGAAACGTAAGGGCACACACGTAAAAAACGGTAAAACGGATTTAAAAAACTCTTTGCGTGAGGCGATCGACGAAAGCAATGAACCGTCGAAGAATTATGACAATGAGCTGGAAAAAGGTAGAGATGATGAAGCTGATGTTATTAACGGTTctgtcacaacaacaacaacaacaacaacagcaatgtcAACTGCCACACCCGCCGTTGTTAAAGTGGTACCACAAACAACTAATCAAGAATACAAAAGAAGCTCACGGAAGCGGCAACTCAGCAAGGACGATACAGCTGATGTAATGGCAAATAACACCGCTGAAGAGATGGAAATTATGCATAAGCCGGATAAGAAAAGAAGAATTTATAACTCACCAGTTCAACCAATAGTGGAAAAGCTATCAAAAAGTGAAATAGAGGAAGCTGTTGTCAGCGCAGATGATGACAAACTGACAAGTCGTGCACAACGATTAGCGAATCGTAAGCACAGCGCACCCACTATTTCCACGAATAGAAGAAAACATTTTGAACGACAAACTGAATTGAAGATGAATATTAAACAGGAAGAGGTAAATGCTGTAGAGAAAACTGCATCACCACACGAGATGGGGATGGAGCCGGAGCCAGAAGCACCGAAAAAATGCACTGAAAATGACGACAACGAAGagaaatctacaaaaaattataacaatgaCAAGCCCATAACTACAGTGCCTAAGTTAAGAGGCAAAATGTGTAACGATAGGAAAACGAGCTACAATGAGACCAATAATGTGGCTGTCGCTGCCACAGATGAAACAATCACTAAGGAAGGTAATGAAGTTAATGAAGTTGAAGAAGGCCAGCAAGTGACGAAAAACAATTCCGACCAATCTGAGAATAGTTGTTATAACACAGAGAAAAATAGTATTAACACAGACGAAGTGCGACAGGCAATTGATAACGAGCAACAGCAAGCAGAACAACATGAGGAAGAAGAAACAGAAATAGAAAGAGAACAGGAACAAGAAAAGCATACTTCACCTAGTAAAAGCGCTAAACCAGAACCAACTGCGTCAACGGCATCGGGAAACGATGAAAAGGTCTTAGAGGCCGTAgcaaaaaagacgaagaaaacctTCGCTGAATTGATGGTAGAGAATAATGACACAAATGTCATTGTGCAAGAAACAGAGAAAAAATTGGAGAATGAGAATCCAAAAAGCCCAGAGAATGCTGCTAGCGAAAGCGAGCATAAGGCAGAGCAATGTAGTACTGAAAATGATAATACAACTGATGTAAATACAACAGTTACAGTTGTTGCTAATAATGCGACAAGTGATGATAATGAATCAAGAGTAGATGAATTGATGAAACAAAACGAACCAGCTAAAGAAAAGGAAGAAAAGGAAACAGCAACGAATGTAGAACATTTAGCAGATCCGATGCAAATTAAAATTACTGAGACAAAGGATGCTACCAAAAATGAGAAAACTATCAACACCCAAACAAACCCCAAAATTGAACCGACAACAGatataacaacagcaacaacagtagTTAAGGAGCCCTTATGTAAAATAGAATTTATCGATACGGAAGCATCACCAAAAAAGCCGACACAAATTTCTCCCAAAGATAATATAAAAGAAGATTGCGCAAGTTCACCATGCATGCCGAGTGTGGTTGAGAAAGGCAAGGAAGATGAACGAAAAGATGTATTAGAgatgctacagcaacaacagcaaccacaacAAAGAAAAGATGTTGAGAACAAGTGTGAGGTGAAAAGTATAGCTACAACAGGGCCAGCTATTACCACTCCACCATCACCACCAGTTATAACTTCAGCTCTGAATATGCCTTTGTCATTGGCTACAGCAACAACTTCATCTGTTCTATCTGCGGCTACACCAACATCAATGGCGGTATCACCAATAACAACGGCTTCTACGCCAATGTCTATATCACAATCGGTGCTAACATCAACTTCAATAGCAGTGTCGCCAACTAAAACACCAATACCAACACCAATTGTAGTACCCACACCGATACCGGCAAAAGCTGCTGTAGCAGCAGCTGTTGCTTCACAACAATTACAAATACCAAAAGCACCAATAGTAAGTGAGGCGATCGTTTGTAAAACTGATCAACTAATGGACACCAAACCTTTGGTGACCATGAAAAATGCCTCACCACCTGCGGCAAAAACAGCGAATATGGAAACCATCATGGATACCAAAATAAACGAAGGTAGAAAAATTAAAACTGCTTTTGAGAATGTTATAGAAAGAAAGGAAAAGGCTTTAGCTCAATccaacatacataataacaatgagatcaacaacaaaatcaaaattgcACAAAAAATACACGAAGCAGCAGCTGCTGTTGCAGCTAATTTAGAATTACAAAGATCACAATTGCAAGCGGCATCCGCAAAAAAGTCATTGAATCAAGCTGCAGCTATTGCAAATGTAAACTCTTTGAATAATAGTCGTAATGAAACGGGAGGTAGTGGATTTATTAAGACTACCCCGAAAGATAAACAAAAGTCGATTATTGCACATACAGATATTAAAATAAAGGAAGAAGATAAACAGCAGGTACAAGTGATAACCAGCAAAGGAGTTGATGCCGCATTATTATCACTGCACGATAAAAATCCCTATAATACAGCTGAACATCAAAAAATGCAAAACTCTGtggatttaaataaaattgcacCTCATTTTCCAATAAACCAGTTACCCAATTATCCAAATACGCCACAATATTGGCAATGGGATTATTATGGTTATAATTTCTCACCCTTGGATGCTGCAagtcaaaaaaatcaaaacaaatttgcCAAGGATTTGGCTACTACAATGGCTTATTCtcataattttacacaaaatctTTATCAATCAGCTATACAACATCATGCTCATCagcatatgcaacaacaacagcagcaacaacaacaacaacagcagcagcaacaacaacaacagcagcatacAAAAGAGAAATTGAAAAGCGATCGAAAAATGTCCACTTGCAAGAAAGAAGATTCAACATCGAAGAGCCAATCGAACACGAATAATCAAAACTTTAACAGCCGCGATGATGCGCATTGTGGTTTTACAAATACACAATCATCCTCTAGCTATACACAAAAATGTAATGTTCAAACGAAAACACATAAAATGTCTGCAGCCGATCAAACACAGCACATCAAATCCTTAAATCTCTTGCCCAACTCCAGTTCAAGGTTTTATAACCCAATTCTATCATCCGTACCAGTCGCCACTAATGCTCTTACACAGCAGGCTTTATGCCAAAAAGCTAGAGGTGGTAGTGGAGGCGAGCATAATTTAGTAAGCGCTACTgaagaaaataaagtaaaattaagcgGTGGGGGTGGACATAACTCGACTGCTagccagcagcagcaacagcaaaacACGTCTCAAGATATATCAACATCACTCTCGTATAGTTCAGGTTCATCAAATCATTCTTCAAGCAATTTACATCACTATGATTGTGGTATGACAGTATCAATGACAATGGATTCACCAACAAGTATTGGTAGTGATATTCAACAGAATACGACCAGCCCTATTCCATCGACCACGCCACATattcaacaacagcagcagcagcaacaacaacaacagcagcagcagcaatcaCAATTCTCTGATTGCTCTATGCAAACTCATACAGGAAATACACCAATGCATATGGCGATACAGACAGCACAccttcaacagcaacaacaacaggcaaATCTTAATTTAAACATGCAGCAATCGAGTAGCTCGCAGGCATTAAACTCTCTTACAAGTtctcagcaacaacaacatgcacAACAAAATCGAAAAGTTAATCAACAG ACCGATCTGGTAGCCAGTAGCTCGAACCAACGCTCGTCCACACCGAAAGCAATTCGTGGTTCAAACTCTTCTGCAAACAACCAACAGCAACATCGTCAGGCCAAAAGCACACCACCTGGCAATTCAGCTATAAATgtatcacaacaacaacagcagcagcaacaacagagTGTGAACAATAATCAGAACTTGCTCCAAACACAACAAGAACATTTACATAATATGCAACAACAATATTCGCAATTGAGTGGCCAACATCATCATCAACAAAATATGCATATTGATTATATAACATCAATACCACCAATTGGTCAAAATTATACATCGAATGCGTCAAATTCATATGATATTGTATCAATGCCAGCAGTGATACAACAACGGATGGCCATAAATAATACTTCACATTCGTTATCTAGTCCCCATCAGCGTACGATTGATCAATCGTCTTCATCAGCTTGTGCtgtcaacaatttttatttacaaaataatttgaCATCGAACGAAGCTAGCACATCACGTGTGCCTGTACCAGCGTCATCAGGAGGGGCAAACTCAAACGGTGGTGTTATTCATATCAGCCCAGATGCATCGGCTAGTTCCTCGAGCGGTACTGGTGATTCACAATTGGCACAGGATAATGTATCTGAGTCGTCCTCATCGAATGCAG GACAAGTTAACTTGACGCCACCTCCACACCATCCAGTGTCTCATAATTCAATGACGCCACCACCGCATCTATTGGTGACGCAAAATCGCAGCTTGGGCACACCACCAAATATGCTACAACCGCAAATCAATCCATTACAGTATCATAAATATTATTCAAGTAATATGAATATAGCACCAATCGCGACCACACAAAATGTGAATAGGAATACACGTAATACTGCATCGGCACCGGCGCAACATATTGCCGTTTCATCTGTGACAACTTCATCAACAACAAGTCGCACCACAAATGTTCACATTAGTCCAAATTTGATGGCACCATATGGTACATATCGGATGACTACACCACAACCGGCAGCCACACCAACATATGCAGCTGGTGGTGATTATTCCAATTCGCAAATTCCGATGCAAATGGGTGTTATGAATATGCAATCACAATATCAGGATGCATGCGCCATTCAAAGGGCACAACAGAATTCAATGTATTCAACTTATCCACCCCCATATTTATCATTAAATGGGGCTATGCGAAGATAA